A genomic region of Sciurus carolinensis chromosome 7, mSciCar1.2, whole genome shotgun sequence contains the following coding sequences:
- the LOC124988834 gene encoding non-histone chromosomal protein HMG-14: MPKRKVSSAEGAAREEPKRRSARLSAKPAPAKADAKPRKAAGKDKSSDKKVQTKGKRGAKGKQAEVTNQETKEDLPAENGETKNEESPASDEAEEKEAKSD, encoded by the coding sequence ATGCCCAAGAGGAAGGTCAGCTCGGCCGAAGGCGCGGCGAGGGAGGAGCCCAAGCGCAGGTCGGCGCGCCTGTCGGCTAAGCCTGCTCCGGCCAAGGCGGACGCCAAGCCCAGGAAGGCGGCGGGCAAGGATAAATCTTCTGACAAAAAAGTtcaaacaaaagggaaaaggggagcaAAGGGAAAACAGGCTGAAGTGACtaaccaagaaacaaaagaagatttACCTGCCGAAAATGGAGAAACTAAAAACGAGGAGAGTCCCGCCTCTgatgaagcagaagagaaagaagccaagTCTGATTAA